In the Microcaecilia unicolor chromosome 10, aMicUni1.1, whole genome shotgun sequence genome, one interval contains:
- the CHRM2 gene encoding muscarinic acetylcholine receptor M2, with protein MNNSTYTNPSAGNETTIRSPYKTVEVIFIVIVAGSLSLVTMIGNILVMLSIKVNRHLQTVNNYFLFSLACADLIIGVFSMNLYTLYTVIGYWPLGPVVCDLWLALDYVVSNASVMNLLIISFDRYFCVTKPLTYPVRRTTKMAGMMIAAAWVLSFILWAPAILFWQFIVGRRTVDEGECYIQFFSNAAVTFGTAIAAFYLPVITMTILYWQISRASKSRIKKDKKESPPNQDPVSPSLIQGKIVKPNNNNIPITKDELEHSKIKNGKASIDAMTENCTQGVGEEKEISNDSTSVSVVASNMKEEDAVKEAITRTSICQFPTKVENSKITCIRILTKSSKDHCGVTTNTTVEIAPGTNGQNEQNIVAQKIVKMTKQPAKKKLPPSREKKVTRTILAILLAFIITWTPYNVMVLINTFCATCVPNTVWTIGYWLCYINSTINPACYALCNATFKKTFKHLLMCQYKNIGATR; from the coding sequence ATGAATAACTCAACATATACAAACCCTTCTGCAGGAAATGAGACAACAATCAGGAGTCCTTATAAAACTGTGGAAGTGATCTTCATAGTCATCGTCGCTGGATCCCTCAGTCTGGTAACCATGATTGGCAATATCTTGGTTATGCTGTCCATCAAAGTCAACAGACACCTACAGACAGTAAATAACTACTTCCTATTCAGTTTGGCATGTGCTGACTTGATCATTGGTGTCTTTTCCATGAACCTGTACACTCTCTACACTGTGATTGGATACTGGCCCCTTGGTCCTGTGGTATGTGACCTCTGGTTGGCCCTTGACTATGTGGTCAGCAATGCATCTGTCATGAATCTACTTATCATCAGTTTTGACAGGTACTTTTGTGTTACCAAGCCACTGACCTATCCAGTAAGACGAACCACCAAAATGGCAGGTATGATGATTGCAGCTGCTTGGGTCCTTTCCTTTATCTTGTGGGCACCTGCAATTCTCTTTTGGCAGTTTATCGTTGGAAGAAGAACAGTTGATGAAGGGGAATGTTACATTCAGTTTTTTTCAAATGCAGCTGTTACATTTGGTACAGCCATTGCAGCATTTTATCTACCTGTCATTACTATGACTATTTTGTATTGGCAGATATCACGTGCTAGCAAGAGTAGGATAAAGAAAGACAAAAAGGAGTCACCACCAAATCAGGATCCTGTTTCACCTAGTCTGATTCAAGGCAAAATAGTGAAACCCAACAATAATAATATCCCTATTACTAAAGACGAGCTGGAGcacagcaaaattaaaaatggCAAAGCTTCTATAGATGCTATGACTGAAAACTGTACCCAAGGAGTGGGAGAGGAGAAGGAGATCTCTAATGACTCAACTTCTGTAAGTGTTGTTGCTTCCAATATGAAGGAAGAGGATGCAGTCAAAGAAGCCATCACCAGAACTTCCATTTGCCAATTCCCCACCAAAGTGGAAAACTCTAAAATTACATGCATCAGAATACTTACTAAATCCTCAAAGGATCATTGTGGTGTTACCACCAATACTACTGTGGAGATTGCTCCAGGAACCAATGGGCAGAATGAGCAGAACATTGTGGCCCAAAAAATTGTCAAGATGACAAAGCAACCAGCAAAAAAGAAGCTTCCTCCATCCAGAGAAAAGAAAGTTACCAGGACTATCTTGGCTATCTTACTGGCCTTTATTATCACCTGGACTCCATATAATGTGATGGTTCTTATCAACACCTTCTGTGCAACCTGTGTACCCAATACAGTATGGACGATTGGCTACTGGCTGTGCTATATCAATAGCACTATAAACCCTGCCTGCTATGCTCTGTGCAATGCAACTTTTAAGAAAACCTTTAAGCACCTTCTTATGTGTCAGTACAAGAACATAGGAGCCActagataa